In Streptomyces hawaiiensis, one genomic interval encodes:
- a CDS encoding sugar ABC transporter permease — protein sequence MSIDKTSAAPDDHVVENPEAAKAAVTVVDPRLLVREQGLKGYVSEFKRKMKSGDLGSIPVVIGLAIIWLIFTSLNSNFLTAGNLSDMSVAMVGTGMIAVGIVFVLLLGEIDLSVGSVSGVAGASFAVLNVTNGMNEWLAFVLAILTGTVAGALHGFFFAKIGVPAFAVTLAGLLFWNGFMLQILGSNGTINLDPDGVVAQLTSYYFSDVAAAYGLAAVVTAGFFLSSFLGNRRREAAGVPSRPLSETIVRTVLLAVLAFTVAIVFNQYKGLPLAVVIFIAVLLVTDFVLRRTAYGRKVFALGGSVEASRRAGINVEMVRISVFAISGTFAAVGGLFIASKIAAANQGAGGGDLLMNAIAAAVIGGTSLFGGRGRTWNALLGVLVIVSIQYGLALEGIASPVQYMITGGVLLATVVIDAVTRKTQKTAGRA from the coding sequence GTGAGCATCGACAAGACCTCCGCGGCTCCGGACGACCACGTCGTGGAGAACCCCGAGGCGGCCAAGGCCGCCGTCACGGTCGTCGACCCCCGGCTGCTGGTGCGCGAGCAGGGCCTCAAGGGCTACGTCAGCGAGTTCAAGCGCAAGATGAAGTCCGGCGACCTGGGTTCCATCCCGGTCGTCATCGGCCTGGCGATCATCTGGCTCATCTTCACGAGCCTGAACTCCAACTTCCTCACCGCGGGCAACCTGTCCGACATGTCCGTCGCCATGGTCGGCACGGGCATGATCGCCGTCGGCATCGTGTTCGTGCTGCTGCTCGGCGAGATCGACCTGTCGGTCGGTTCGGTGTCCGGTGTGGCGGGCGCGAGTTTCGCGGTGCTGAACGTCACCAACGGCATGAACGAGTGGCTCGCCTTCGTGCTGGCCATCCTCACCGGCACGGTCGCCGGCGCGCTGCACGGCTTCTTCTTCGCGAAGATCGGCGTGCCCGCGTTCGCCGTCACCCTGGCCGGTCTGCTGTTCTGGAACGGCTTCATGCTCCAGATCCTGGGCAGCAACGGCACCATCAACCTCGACCCGGACGGGGTCGTGGCCCAACTGACCAGCTATTACTTCTCCGACGTGGCCGCCGCGTACGGTCTGGCCGCGGTGGTGACCGCCGGGTTCTTCCTCAGCTCCTTCCTCGGCAACCGGCGCCGCGAGGCCGCGGGCGTGCCGTCGCGGCCGCTGAGCGAGACCATCGTGCGGACCGTGCTGCTGGCGGTGCTCGCCTTCACCGTCGCCATCGTCTTCAACCAGTACAAGGGCCTGCCGCTCGCCGTGGTGATCTTCATCGCGGTGCTGCTGGTCACGGACTTCGTGCTGCGGCGCACGGCGTACGGCCGGAAGGTGTTCGCGCTCGGCGGCAGCGTCGAGGCGTCGCGCCGCGCCGGTATCAACGTGGAGATGGTCCGGATCTCGGTGTTCGCGATCTCCGGGACCTTCGCCGCGGTGGGCGGCCTGTTCATCGCCTCCAAGATCGCCGCGGCGAACCAGGGAGCCGGTGGCGGTGACCTGCTGATGAACGCGATCGCCGCGGCGGTCATCGGCGGCACGTCGCTGTTCGGCGGCCGCGGGCGCACCTGGAACGCGCTGCTCGGTGTCCTCGTGATCGTGTCGATCCAGTACGGCCTCGCCCTGGAGGGCATCGCCTCCCCGGTGCAGTACATGATCACCGGTGGTGTGCTGCTGGCCACGGTCGTCATCGACGCCGTCACCCGTAAGACGCAGAAGACCGCAGGGCGCGCGTAG